Genomic window (Ananas comosus cultivar F153 linkage group 1, ASM154086v1, whole genome shotgun sequence):
TCCCCTGACAAGCTTGACCCACCACTACCACCGCCTCCCCCCTCCCATCCCTCCCCTGACAAGCTTGGcccaccaccaccgccgcctcctccatCTTCGTACAAAGAAGCCATTCTGGCACTACCGCCCTCTCGCCCCCCTTCCATCTCTTCTGCCCGACTCCGGGTCCTTCCCTCTGGCCATCGTGTCTCTAGTCCTGCCTTGTCGCTGCATCCCCCGAGATTTCTGCTCAACCCCTCTCTCCGGGGTCGCTGCTTCAGGTGCTTCGAACGCGGTCACCGAGTGACCTCCTGCAGGGAGTCGCGGCGTTGCCTCCTCTGTATGAATCGGGGACACCCAGCCGCTCGCTGTTCCTTCCAAAGAAGTTCACCTAGAACCTCCATGGAGCCTGGTCCCTCCGCTGGCCGCCCCCAGTCTGTTTCGGCCTTTCTTCCTGCCGGACCTCCACCGTTTGGCCAGCCCTCCCTCCTCGATTGTGTGGCAAAGGTGGACTCCCTTGGCCTTCAGCCAGATGTAGTTCTAGACATACTCCCCTGTGGACTGGCCACCAGGTTTGGGGGGTCCTATTGTGATTTCAGGGTGGCTACCTTCCTTGATTCTTCCATGGCCGTCTTCTTCCCCAACTGGGTAATGCAGGGATCCGCCATTGGCAGTAGCCCGCTCCGCTTTGAGAATTTGGACTTCCACTTTTATGACTGGATGGAGGCTGGCGAAGTGGAGAGAGGACATCTCCTTCATAAGGTATGGATTCGCCTTCATCTCTGACCACTGCTTTGCTGGAACGAGGACGTTAAAGCTACGGTTTCGGGTTTTGGTGAACTCTGGGAGGTTGACCCGCTAAATGAGAAAAGGGATGACGTTTCATTCTTCAGAGATCGCATTCGGTGCCAGGACGTCTCTCACATTCCAGAGCTGCTTCTCCTTATGGTTGAGGACAGGTGGTTTCGGATCCCTATCGAAGTTGAATCCTGGGAAGAAGCTCCCCCAATACTTCTCGGTGAGAACCCGGACCGAAACTTAGGCTTGGACTCCTCCGAAGCTTAGGAGGACTTCATCCGCAGCATGGAATTTCGCTCCGTCCCAGCTGCTGGACGACATGTACGGCCGACGACGGGAAGAGCTTTAGGAGGGAGGGAGTATGCGGTGGATGGCTGCCGCATCAGGCGTTCGTGGCGGCCGGTCGGTCGACatttttagaattcaaattttattccGGCCATGTTACGGGCGACAGGAGACCAGTCTTTTCGGCCATCTGCTGCGCAGGCTAACCGGCCGACTGTCTGTGTTAGTGGGATGGGTGACAGTGGAGCTGGTGAGGCTGACTGTTTGTCCCCTCTGCGCTCCTCAGGAGGCCTATTGGGCTCGGACCCGGTCCTAACCTCGCCGGCTCAGTAGTCCTTTCGGTCGAGCCTGTAGGTCAGCCCAAAGGCTCCAACTTACTCAGTCTTCCCTGGGTCTCTGGAGTCGGTGAGGCTCTGCGCTCCTCTGGATGCAATCTGGGCTCGGACCCGGCTCCGACCTTGCCTGGCTCAACTATCCTTTCGGCCGCAACTATAGGCTAGCCCATAGGCCCCAACTTACTCTATCTTCCCTGGGTCTCTGATCTTCCGCCAACCTCCCGGCCCTTGGAGCCCGAGCCCATTGCTCCGAATCGGACTCTTCCTTTTGTTCTGCCGCCAGTGCCTGAGCCCTTGCCGAGGTCGGACCTCCAGCTCATAGCCTCGAGCCTGATCTCTACTCCTTCACCTCTTCCTGCAATTTTGCCACCTGGGCCCGATTCCTTGCGAATGTCAGGTCATCACCAACCGCTCTTAATCCGGTGTAGCCCACGTATTGCGACCAAGAACAGAGGTTTGAAGAACAAATCCACACTCCTACGAGCTCAAGAACTAATGTGTAATAAGCACAAATCTATGCAGCTAGCAACTATTGTAGCGCACCCGTTCTCCTCTACGTGGGCTGATACCGGCTCCTTTGAGCGTGAACACTCACCTCAAGCCTCTCCTTCCCCAGAAGTTGAACCCTCTCCCATGCCGGAAGATGAACCTTCCCCCATACCTGAAGAAGGGTTGTTGCCTTCTCTAACAATCCTTCCCTCTCCAGGGCCAAAGAATGCTCCGGATCACTCGAGGTGCTCTTCAACCCCACTCACACCAAGTAAGATCAAGCTCATCTTGGCTTCCTGTGGAATTTCTGATAAAAGAGTTCGATCCTCCGTGGGCGCAGAAGCTGGGAGCTCCGTTCCAAGGAGTTAGTAGCCAGGCCGGGAAAGGGTGCGGATTTCTTCCTTGCATTATGGCTAGGAATAgaatttttcgtttttttgTCCTGGAACGTTAGGGGCCTTAATGATACGGCCAAATGCACGATTGTCCGAAGTTTATTCGTAATAGTAAATGCAGTGTGGTTTGCCTTCAAGAGACTAAACTCAATTTTACTTCTATTATCAAATTTCGTGCAATCTGTGGATTCCATCTTCAGGATTTTCGCTGTTTGGATGCTATTGGGACCAAGGGCGCTCTCCTAACCGCTTGGAACCCTAACCTCTTCGACTGCATCTCAGAATGGTCTGGATCATATTCTCTCACCGTCGTTCTCAGATGTAAATGTGATGGTAACAAGTTCACGATTTCTAATATTTATGGTCCCACCTGTGCTAGTCTCAGAGCTGTTTTCTTCCAAGAAATTAGGCACCTTGGTCAATCGTCGATAGGTGCATGGACGGCCATTGGTGACTTTAACGTTCTTCTCTCCCGACTTGATAAGAATGGACCGCCATCGTGTACCAACGACATGCTGCTTTTTCGGGCCCTGGTCAGCGACATTGGACTCTTCGATCTGCCTTTACTCAACAAATCCTATACTTGGATCAACGGTCATCGGAACCCAACTCTCGAACGTCTTGACAAGGCATTTATCTCGAAGGACTGGCAGCTTTATTTTCCCACTTCTTACTTAAGAGCGCTTCCATGCCCCAGATTTGATCACTCTTCTCTGGTTCTCTCGGCCCACACTTTCGTCCCTTCTCCCCGTCTCTTCAGGTTCGAGTCCTTTTGGCTTCGCTATCCCGCTATCTATCAGGTGGTCTCTCAAGCTTGGAACTCACCTGTGCCTACCCCTGATCTAGCTCTTCGCTTCACCTGGAAGATCGGGCGCGTTCAAACGGCCCTTCGCTCTTGGGCTAATGGCCTTACTACCACCCTCAAGGTCCAGGGCGAGCTATGCCTAGCTTGGTTGGATTGGCTTGACAAGGCTGAGGAAAATAGGATCCTGATTCCACCCGAATGCAAGTTACGAATTTCACTCAAAGGTCGCTACAAGGAGTTTGTGTTTGCAAGAAGAGATGAAATGGAAACAAAGATCTTGTGTGCATTGTTTGCAAGAAAAGATGAAATGGAAACAAAGATCTTGTGTGCATTGTTTGCAAGAAGAGATGAAATGGAAACAAAGATCTTGTGTGCATTGTTTGCAAGAAGAGATGAAATGGAAACAAAGATCTTGTGTGCATTGGCTAAGGGGTGGAGACGCGAACACGAAgttttttcatcttaaagctaaTTGTCGCAGGAGGAAGAAGGCTATTCCACAGCTCTCGGACGGTATCGACATTTTCTCTACACCCGGTTCCATTGCTAACCACCTTTTCTCcttttatcataatattttaGGCACTAATCCATCCTCCAGCAAGACTGTGGATCTTTCTTTGCTATATGGTTCCGAAACCTTCGATCTTTCTGGCCTTCATTCACTCTTCACCGTCGAGGAAGTGAAGCAAGCAGTTTTCTCTTCTGCTTCGAAAAAGGCTCCAGGACCGGATGGCTTTCCAATGCTGTTCTACCAATGCTTCTGGCCTATTCTTCAAGACGATATTATGGAAGTCTTCACATGCTTCTACAATGGCTCCTCTAATCTGAGCGACACGAATTGCAGTTGGATTTGTCCGATTCCGAAGAAATCTGACTTCACCTCGGCTAAAGATCTTAGGCCTATTAGTTTGGTTCACAGTCTACCCAAGCTCATATCGAAAGTGTTAGCAGCCCGCCTCCAAAGCTTTATGAATCTTCTTATCAACCCTTTCCAAACAGCTTTCATCAAGGGTCGCTACATCCTCGACAATTTTCTAACAGCACACATCCTCACCCACCACCTGCTTTCCTCTAATCAGCAGGCTGCGCTGTTCAAGATCGACTTTGATAGAGCGTTCGACCACATTAATTGGCAATTTCTCCTGGAGCTCCTACAGGCAAGGGGATTTGGCAGCTGCTGGACTTCCTGGATTGCTTCCTTGCTGCAGTCCGCATCCACGGCAGTTATTTTAAATGGCGCAGCTGGCAGGTCGTTCGCCTGCAAACGAGGACTTCGCCAGGGAGACCCGCTTTCTCCCCTACTTTTTATCTTAACTGTCGATGTTCTTTGTAGACTGATCAATTTAGCAGCCTCCTCACATATCCTCCCGACAGTCAGAATTGGCGAAGTTAAACTACATACTCTGCAAGTCGCTGATGacatgcttctttttttttatggcaCTAGTAGGTTGGCGACTGTACTAAAGCTACTTCTAGATGCTTTCGGTGAGTGCTCGGGTCTCAAGATTAATTTCCACAAAGTGCCGTCATCCCGATCAACTTGGATAACGACCAAACCACTGCTTTAGTGACATTCTTGGGCTGCTCCACGCACGGCTTCCCGTTTACCTACTTGGGCCTCCCGCTCTCCCCCAGGAATCTAAACAGGGCAAATTTCTTACCTTTGATCGAAAAACTGGACAATAGACTGGCGGGATGGAAAGGAATTATGCTCTCTAGAGGGGGACGACTCATTCTTCTTAATTCAGTACTGTCTAGTGTTCCCACCTTCTTTTGCTCAGCCTTCTCTCTGCCAACTTGGGTTCTTAATTTGATTGATAAAATCCGCCGAGATTTTTTTTGGCGGGGGGAAAAACTTACCAATTGTTTCCATTGCCTTGTCAACTGGAAACATTTGTGCCGCCCCAAAAATATGGGTGGGATTAGAATCAGAAATTTGCAATCCATGAACTTCGCCTTCTTGATGAAGACACTTTGAAACTTCCACAATTCCAAGTCCCAACCCTGGGTTCAGCTCCTGTCAGCAAAACACTACAAGAATATGGCACTGTCCTTTAGTTGGACGAAGCCGACTAACTGCTGTCCGATTTGGGAAAATGTTCTAAAGCTGGTAGCGCCCTTCTTAAGCTCAGTCAATTTTTCACTTGGCAACGGCAAGACGACTTCGTTTTGGAATGCGAGATGGTGTGGGGACGTTGTACCGAGGTATCGTTACCCTTATCTTTACGCTGCGGCAAGCCACAAAAACATCACTGTTGCTACCTGGTTTCGTCGGTTCGTGGGGCGGCCTAACTATGGACTTACTGCACCTCTGCGTCTCCAGGAGCAGGACGAACTTCGCCAACTTGAGACGTTGATCTATAACACCGCATTATCCGATGGGAACGACATCCCCTCATGACGCTGGTTGGAATCTCGTACGTTTACGGTTCAAAgtgcttataattttttgattttcgaCAGAGTCAACGCTTCGAAAATTGATTTTCTCTGGCGTCTTAAAATTCCACTTAGAATCAAGCTATTCATTTGGATTGCTGCTCGCTATAGAATCCTCACAGCAGACTTCCTCACAAAACAAGGATGGCAAGGTCCCTCTATCTGTGTGCTATGCTGCAGGGATGCCGAGACTCTCGACCATTTGCTCTTCCTTCGTCCTTACACCAGGACGCTTTGGACTCGTCTGCTTCGACTACCTCTGCTCGTCAATCTGGTAACGTCTGGCTGCTCTGCTGCGTTAGCCGAACGTTGGAGCGGAGCTAGAAAACTACTTTCTGGAGAATTCAGGGAGCATTTCGACCTCTTATTTACTGCTTCCTGCTGGGAATTATGGAATGAATGAAACAAGAAAATCTTCGAAGACCAAGTTAAACAAAGTGATTTCCTTAGCCGAAATATTGTTTGCACACTGCGATTCTGGAAAGCTGCACTCGAGAACAGACTTGAAGGGTGCGACATGGGCAACAGCTAGGTGTTTAGATACTATTGTCTGGTTTTTGGGTCGTAATGTTTGTATGTTGGTTTGTTCGTTCGCCTTACTAGTCCTATCTTGTTCCCCTTGTTCTCACTTGTCTTCCTCGTTCTAACTTTGTTAAAATAGGGTTTATCCCTGTTTAAtcgaaaaaattaatttctaggcGTCATTCTCCTCTTATGCATTTTAAAATCACGCTCAatgttaattattttgtttacaTACTAGTGCACACTTTTTGTCATGAGGATGAGGGAGAGAGGACAAAAATATAATCGAAGAATGACATTGAGGCTCGATTTGGAGCTACGGATAGCAGATAGAGCGTATTGCAAGCATCCAAAAAGGgatattttttataactaatgctatccatttttataattataaaaatagttttcttaaaaaaataattataaaaatagacctttaaatgcgatgaatgattcaccgcattcataacttctatttagcagtagaaaaataataaaagcggtgaaccattcaccgcttttaccatcgtagaattataataaaaagaaagaaaaagaaagaaagcggtgaatggttcaccgcttttaaaagcagtgaatgattcaccgcttttataagactatatctacaaataaaattttaacagggttatttttaaaataaaattttagaagagaaCTATTGAACTAAAAACCCCtccaaaaagtataataaacaaatattttgtttaCTTCCATATATAATACCATGCCATGCAAACAGTATTGATTGtattaaaatatagaaataattacctatatacctctcaaaacttcgaaaaaatcttattgactcttttttttttccaatatatcCCTCATGTTCCTCCGTTAATCCAAAATACTCCTATAAttatcacccgttaagttaacttgggttaaacgtgagttaaatatctatcacagttaaaaaaaaattgaaatgccacttttacccttaacttaaggacaaataaaaaatgttggtgatgaTAGGAGAATATaattgaaaagaccaaaaaattaaaatactttttgtacccctaacttaaggacaaataaaaaatgttggtgatgaTAGGAGAATATaattgaaaagaccaaaaaattaaaatactttttgtacccctaacttaaggacaaataaaaaaagtcggtgatgatagaagaatatatttgaaagggtaaatagtaattttataaagataacatagtttattaatagattttaactctagaaatatatttgagaaCGATTGGAACGTAAAaggagtattttcaatattagtcttctaagaggggtaaatcaaaaaatcgaaaacttttcaggatatataagcaattgcccctaaaatataactttgggggtctcataaaaaataataaaaaaaaaatatctgttCCAATAAACGAACCAATCCTAAATTGTGCTAATTGAGAATACTGTGTTTAGCAGCCAAGCTTTTAAATGAGATCAGACTAATCTCGAATTCCTGCATTTGCAATCCTCTACAAGGAGATCCTTTTATAATGAATTTCTGTTAATTGCAATTCATTATTATAGCTATAATAGTCGTAAATTTTTAgatgaaaaatctaaaattatttcttcccaaaaaataaatcaaactaAGAATATTTATATGTCCCAAAAAAATATCGAACAATAGAAGGAATGCATACATTTTGTGACAATCAAACTAGGAATATTTATATGTCCCAAAAAAATATCGAACAATAGAAGGAATGCATACATTTTGTAACAATAGGCGAGTCAAAGGCTAGAGAACTTCGAAAAAGATTAATCCCCAATCCTTCCTCTAAAAAATGATTTTAGTGTGATAGAATggataatttgattattttaaaaataatctatacGAACTTGTTGACAacccaaaattcaaaaaaatttgatactttTCACATATgcttcaagcaaagaaagaatttactgtttaaatttaaaaggcttgaaaatataatatagaacaaggatttaagtaccgaTCCGTACTGGCCGTATCTACCGTATAGTATCGTGCCAATAAAATATCAACATAATACAACCCGTATACTGAtaacacagctcaaaaccctctattttttaaattagtatctcaataaaattcaacagatttgataaaaatacataataaacaactaaaatattttattgataaaaaaaataaatacttcatactattatgtgtcggcacacataaattttttatgactGGAATGCAGTACAGCCCGACACACACTGTGCCGTATCATATTAGCAAATTTCCGGTATAATCccatgccacgacacttaaatccttaataTAGAAGCTCTCCATTGAAATTAAAGTCATTATTCTTaatcaaaacattaaaaaatatttctcatAAAATTTCATCGTATCTGAATCACATTTAACCATTTAAATCAAAAACTGCATCCAATCAACTTTTAAAATAGTCAAATTTGAGACCGCTTAATGAACGAGCAGAATACACAGGTACGGAAATTCTTGCATTTTCAAATACTCAAACAGCTCTACCGGTTCCAATCGTCAAATATTAAGAGTTAAGATTAATTTTGAGAAGGATTTAGACCTAAATCCTCAAAAGGATTCTAGTCTTTTATCGATAATATTTTAGTTCTCCGAGTCCAAAACAGTGATCACCTTGCGCCAATATCTGCTCATATAATCTCAGCACATCTCCGCACAAAGTAGTATCATACAATATGCGAAGAACATAAATCAAGTCTACTACTCCCTTCAATATAATTGTCTTACATTATACGTTACAATATTTCAAGAAATTTCTAAACTAGATGAAGCAAaactgattaaaaaaaatgtactcAGAAGACAGCAGCTGGAGAAAAAGAGATCATACTTTTGCCTTCATGTGTTAACTGAAAACTTGTGTCTGCATTCCGGGCACTCGTAAAATACAGTTTGACCTTCATCCGCCGAACGCAGCTGCAAAGTACATTTCAGAGGGGAGATAAGTAAAGAAAGGCTAAAACAAACAGAGAAAAGATCCAGAGTTTACCTGCTTGGTGTAGTACTCAAGTTGGGGATGATGGCATTGAGGGCACGATTCGTTCACCTGtaataacaaaaacaaaattattagcGACATGTAGCGGCTTTCGATACAATATCATGttcgttttttttctctcttttgaacaAAGAAAATTACTCACCACTGCTCTTTGCACTTCTTCAGTATGTGTGGGAGCCGTTTCAATAACCACAAACGGTTCAATCTTCAGCTCCCTTCTTATGTcctgaaaagataaaaagagaAGTTGCCTACAACCGATGTCAAACGGAAAAAATTGCTAAAAGCAAAAGCTACGTAAATTACACGACAATAGACATCCACAACCCACTATATGCTGGGAAAATGAGTATTTCTCCTTAGAAGCCCTCACATGGCGAAATAGTGGTGCCAACTGGTCATTGTTTGGGTTCTTTCTCAACCAGAAACTTCATAATATGTCATATTGGTAGCGAAAGGAACCATAAAACttgaaaatctaaaaattactGAAATTAAGTTTAATAGATGCTTCAAACATTTTTACAATTAGTGCACTGATGGCTCAACTTCTAGGCAAATCAAAAGTGAAAATGCTGTAATTGATTGTTAATACTAGTAGTCCTTTTGACACCATTGTACTAATGGTGCAAGTAGGATCTGCTTCCAACTGAACgatcaaaagaaaaaactattgCAAATCAGTCTCATTTATGAATTATGAAAAAAACTTTTATAGGTTTAGGAATATGtaagtctaaaaaaaaaaagaactcaaGTAAGCAACGAACAAAGAAAAGCTTGAGGTTTAAAAACATCAAAGAGTGATGATCTCCATTACCTTACAAGTTATTCACTGGGAAGAGGACCATGAGGTTGCAGAAAAAAGCAAGATAGAATTAACAAACGGAGAAggttttttttggttgaaagaTAAAGTACCAGTCTATGtcaactattagattaaagCCAAAGCAAAAAGCTTGGCAAAGTTATGCTTAAAAGTCTCCTGACCTAAATCCACTTATCTCTACTTGAAATAATGTCCTAAAATACAACATAAACTGAACAAAGGCAAGATCCAATTTGTTATCCAACACATTGAAAGTTGACTCTCATTTTCACACAATATAACAGGACAAGCTACTAGTCCCATTAGTGCAAAGGAGAGaatggaaaaggaaaaaacaaaagaatccaAAAGTTTAGACTAATTAAGGTCTGGCAAGTGCTAGTTGACCATTATCATAGGGCTAATGACCATAATCATCATTCTCATAAATATACCAGATGGTTTCACTTGTACTGAATAGCTAAAAAGGTCATCACTATATTCGCTCAAGGTAGGGACAATACCGATTCAACAAATAGTAATGTTGTCATATTTGTCATTGGAAGAAGAACACTTTCAGCAGATTACATCAGAATTAAACCaagttaaaaatttcaaatgttcGAAGTCACTGACAGTAATTCGAGTGCAAACAAAAAGCCCTATAAGTCAATACATGTAGCAGACACACAATAACTGTTCTATTGCTTCTCCCTTAT
Coding sequences:
- the LOC109706446 gene encoding DNA-directed RNA polymerase I subunit RPA12-like, whose translation is MALYEARDFLFCGMCGTLLSFHSLHHASCPLCGFKRPAAEIEGRETTYTITAEDIRRELKIEPFVVIETAPTHTEEVQRAVVNESCPQCHHPQLEYYTKQLRSADEGQTVFYECPECRHKFSVNT